A stretch of the uncultured Trichococcus sp. genome encodes the following:
- a CDS encoding DUF402 domain-containing protein → MHNPREGEFITIKSYKHDGSLHRTWRDTMVLKTSDQSIIGCNDHTLVTEADGRRWVTREPALLYYHKHYWFNIVTMIRQKGVSYYCNLASPYVIDQEALKYIDYDLDIKVFPDGEKRLLDVDEYELHRNRMNYPKEIDHILKENVKILVSWINEEKGPFSKEYVDLWYERYCQLSHNQQNS, encoded by the coding sequence ATGCATAATCCTCGGGAGGGAGAATTCATCACCATAAAGAGTTATAAGCATGACGGCAGCCTGCATCGAACGTGGCGTGACACCATGGTATTAAAAACTAGTGACCAATCCATAATCGGCTGTAATGATCACACCTTAGTAACGGAAGCAGATGGGCGTCGCTGGGTCACCAGAGAGCCTGCATTGTTGTATTACCATAAACATTATTGGTTCAACATCGTCACCATGATCCGCCAAAAGGGTGTCTCCTACTATTGCAATCTGGCGTCGCCATATGTGATCGACCAGGAAGCATTGAAGTACATCGATTATGATTTGGACATTAAAGTTTTTCCTGATGGTGAAAAACGTTTGCTTGATGTAGATGAGTATGAATTGCATCGCAATCGCATGAATTACCCAAAAGAGATCGACCATATCCTGAAGGAGAACGTCAAGATTTTGGTGAGCTGGATCAACGAAGAAAAGGGTCCATTCTCCAAAGAATACGTCGACTTATGGTATGAGCGATACTGTCAGCTGTCGCATAATCAGCAAAACTCGTGA